A region from the Aegilops tauschii subsp. strangulata cultivar AL8/78 chromosome 5, Aet v6.0, whole genome shotgun sequence genome encodes:
- the LOC109784928 gene encoding uncharacterized protein, whose amino-acid sequence MPAPLAASWRRHASAAASSSTPRTLLLLVPVLILLVFVLSRAPDLTFSPATAASPRLPARLRPFDCYASPQASPVLASLVEGVPRPFLYSLADLGPLPDRPHRNIARLLKGKRFRKPDISQTIQELLAGEVGRGSGGGVVVDVGANVGMAAFAAAVMGFRVVAFEPVFENLQRICDGVYLNRVQDQVVVYHAAASDRAGNITMHKVIGRLDNSAISATGAKLAFKSNEEVAVEVATIPLDEVIPDAERVVLIKIDVQGWESHVLRGASKLLSRRRGEAPYLIYEEDERLLQASNSSAQEMRAFLGSVGYNQCTRHGTDAHCTKE is encoded by the exons ATGCCGGCGCCGCTCGCCGCCTCCTGGCGCCGGCATGCCTCCGCCGCGGCGTCCTCCTCCACTCCCAGGACCCTCCTCTTGCTCGTCCCGGTTCTCATCCTCCTCGTCTTCGTCCTCTCCAGAGCCCCAGATCTCACCTTCTCCCCCGCCACTGCCGCCTCGCCCCGCCTCCCGGCCCGGCTCCGCCCCTTCGACTGCTACGCCTCGCCGCAGGCCTCCCCGGTCTTGGCCAGCCTCGTGGAGGGCGTGCCCCGCCCCTTCCTCTACTCCCTCGCCGACCTGGGGCCCCTCCCCGACCGCCCGCACCGGAACATCGCCCGCCTCCTCAAGGGCAAGCGCTTCCGCAAGCCCGACATCTCCCAGACCATCCAGGAACTGCTCGCGGGGGAGGTAgggaggggctccggcggcggggtggtggtGGACGTCGGGGCCAATGTTGGGATggcggccttcgcggcggccgtGATGGGGTTCCGGGTGGTGGCATTCGAGCCGGTCTTCGAGAACCTGCAGCGGATCTGCGATGGAGTGTACCTGAACCGGGTGCAGGACCAGGTGGTGGTGTATCATGCTGCAGCATCTGACCGAGCTGGGAACATCACAATGCATAAG GTGATTGGACGACTCGACAACAGTGCTATATCTGCAACTGGTGCGAAGTTGGCATTCAAATCTAATGAAGAAGTTGCTGTTGAGGTTGCTACAATCCCATTGGATGAAGTCATTCCAGATGCAGAGCGAGTGGTTCTGATCAAAATTGATGTTCAAGGTTGGGAATCTCATGTTCTGAGAGGTGCATCAAAGTTGCTCTCAAGGAGGAGGGGTGAAGCTCCCTACCTTATATACGAAGAGGACGAGCGCCTGCTGCAGGCGAGCAACAGTAGTGCACAAGAGATGAGGGCATTTCTTGGCAGTGTTGGTTACAATCAATGTACACGGCATGGGACGGATGCTCACTGTACAAAAGAATAG